The Sinomicrobium kalidii genome contains a region encoding:
- a CDS encoding lipocalin family protein has protein sequence MKTKLTTLLFSVMITMGCSNDSDTIDGDVSIMGKWQMTERYVSPGGETEWKEVKDGEIHYFKTDSTFTSNGMDCPEGDFSVKGDKLQLDFNCNYAAEPQVMRFSFDGGDLILTPLSPSFCIEACLYRYEKID, from the coding sequence ATGAAAACTAAGTTAACTACTTTACTATTCTCTGTAATGATTACGATGGGATGTTCTAATGATTCTGATACCATTGACGGGGATGTTTCAATTATGGGAAAATGGCAAATGACCGAGCGTTATGTCAGTCCCGGAGGGGAGACCGAATGGAAAGAAGTCAAGGACGGTGAAATCCATTATTTTAAAACGGACAGTACCTTTACCTCTAACGGGATGGATTGTCCGGAGGGGGATTTCTCCGTAAAGGGGGATAAACTGCAACTGGATTTTAACTGTAACTATGCTGCCGAACCACAGGTGATGCGGTTCAGTTTTGATGGCGGGGACCTTATACTTACACCGTTGAGCCCTTCCTTTTGTATCGAGGCGTGTCTGTACCGTTATGAAAAAATAGATTAA
- the aroB gene encoding 3-dehydroquinate synthase, which produces MLQPISCNGYTIYFNDNGYDNLREYLEKKKHSRVFILTDTNTHNHCLPRFMSKMAEDFTAEIIEIEAGEIHKNIETCNQVWQVLSEMGADRKSLLINLGGGVVTDLGGFVASTFMRGIDFVNIPTSLLAMVDASVGGKTGVDLGPLKNQVGVINVPGILLVDTAFLQTLPPEQMRSGLAEMLKHGLIRDEDHWKAFLNLSDLDLTDLDALIRDSIIIKNNVVMEDPREAGLRKTLNFGHTLGHAIESCFLQNPEKPTLLHGEAIAIGMILETFLSVELEQFPQKKLDQVTSVILSYFPKVEIEEEDTEHIISYLKYDKKNSHGNINFVLLKDIGIPAIDIKAGNEKIARAFAYYKVWEPE; this is translated from the coding sequence ATGCTGCAACCCATTTCCTGTAACGGTTATACGATTTATTTTAACGATAACGGTTATGACAACCTCCGGGAATACCTGGAGAAAAAAAAACATTCCAGGGTATTTATCCTTACCGATACCAATACCCATAATCACTGCCTGCCCCGTTTTATGAGTAAAATGGCCGAAGATTTTACGGCGGAGATCATTGAGATCGAAGCCGGTGAGATCCACAAGAATATTGAAACATGCAACCAGGTATGGCAGGTACTCTCTGAAATGGGCGCAGACCGGAAGAGCCTGTTGATCAACCTCGGTGGCGGTGTGGTAACCGATCTGGGCGGATTTGTGGCCTCTACCTTTATGCGGGGCATTGATTTTGTAAATATCCCCACCTCCCTGCTGGCCATGGTAGATGCTTCCGTAGGCGGAAAAACAGGAGTGGACCTGGGCCCGCTCAAAAATCAGGTGGGCGTGATCAATGTACCGGGAATACTCCTGGTGGATACGGCATTCCTCCAAACGCTTCCCCCCGAACAAATGCGGAGCGGCCTGGCAGAAATGCTCAAGCACGGACTCATCCGGGACGAAGACCACTGGAAGGCATTCCTGAATCTTTCCGATCTGGACCTGACCGACCTGGATGCCCTGATACGGGATTCCATCATCATCAAGAACAACGTGGTCATGGAAGATCCCAGGGAAGCCGGTTTGCGCAAAACCCTTAATTTCGGGCATACACTGGGCCATGCCATAGAGTCCTGTTTCCTGCAAAATCCGGAAAAACCAACCCTGTTACACGGAGAGGCCATTGCCATAGGGATGATACTGGAAACATTCCTCTCTGTGGAACTGGAACAATTTCCGCAAAAAAAACTGGACCAGGTGACTTCGGTTATCCTTTCCTATTTCCCGAAAGTCGAGATTGAGGAAGAAGATACAGAACACATTATCTCTTATCTTAAATATGATAAAAAGAACTCACACGGAAATATCAATTTCGTATTGCTGAAAGATATAGGAATCCCGGCTATAGACATCAAGGCCGGTAATGAAAAAATAGCTCGTGCGTTTGCCTATTATAAAGTGTGGGAGCCTGAATAG